A window of the Lolium perenne isolate Kyuss_39 chromosome 7, Kyuss_2.0, whole genome shotgun sequence genome harbors these coding sequences:
- the LOC127312576 gene encoding delta-aminolevulinic acid dehydratase, chloroplastic: MASTVSFSPAKVQMLQATTCHGHGSSFAVPRTGPRPRSVAVRVSSEQEVRAPSGRSIEECEADAVAGKFPAPAPFVRPKAPEGTPQIRPLDMPKRPRRNRRSPALRAAFQETTISPANLVLPLFIHEGEEDTPIGAMPGCFRLGWQHGLLDEVYKARDVGVNSFVLFPKVPDALKTPTGEEAYNDNGLVPRTIRLLKDKFPDIIVYTDVALDPYSSDGHDGIVREDGVILNDETVYQLCKQAVSQARAGADVVSPSDMMDGRVGAIRSALDAEGFNDVSIMSYTAKYASSFYGPFREALDSNPRFGDKKTYQMNPANYREALLETSADEAEGADILLVKPGLPYLDIIRLLRDNSALPIAAYQVSGEYSMIKAGGALNMIDEEKVMMESLMCLRRAGADIILTYFARQAATVLCGMR; the protein is encoded by the exons ATGGCTTCCACCGTCTCCTTCTCCCCGGCCAAGGTCCAGATGCTCCAGGCGACGACCTGCCACGGCCACGGCAGCAGCTTCGCCGTCCCGCGAACCGGGCCGAGGCCGCGTTCCGTGGCCGTCAGGGTCAGCAGCGAGCAGGAGGTCAGGGCGCCGTCGGGGAGGAGCATCGAGGAGTGCGAGGCCGACGCCGTCGCCGGGAAATTCCCGGCCCCCGCGCCCTTCGTTAGACCCAAGGCCCCCGAGGGAACTCCGCAGATCAGGCCTCTT GACATGCCGAAGCGGCCTCGTCGCAACCGCAGGTCGCCGGCTCTCAGGGCTGCGTTCCAGGAGACAACCATATCTCCGGCTAATTTGGTGCTCCCATTGTTTATCCATGAAG GGGAAGAGGATACTCCTATTGGCGCTATGCCCGGGTGTTTCAGGCTTGGATGGCAGCACGGGCTTCTTGATGAG GTATACAAGGCACGCGATGTTGGTGTTAACAGCTTTGTGCTCTTTCCAAAGGTTCCTGATGCATTGAAG ACTCCAACAGGAGAGGAGGCATACAATGACAATGGTTTGGTTCCACGGACAATACGCTTGCTCAAGGATAAGTTCCCTGATATT ATTGTCTACACGGATGTTGCTTTGGACCCTTATTCGTCTGATGGTCATGATGGCATTGTGAGGGAAGATG GTGTAATTTTGAACGACGAAACAGTTTATCAGTTGTGCAAACAGGCAGTTTCACAG GCACGTGCCGGTGCTGATGTAGTCAGTCCTAGCGACATGATGGATGGTCGTGTTGGGGCAATCCGTTCTGCTTTGGATGCCGAGGGTTTTAATGATGTCTCCATTATGTCGTATACCGCAAA GTATGCCAGTTCATTTTATGGTCCATTCCGAGAAGCTCTAGATTCAAATCCACGATTTGGAGACAAGAAGAC CTATCAGATGAACCCAGCTAACTACAGAGAAGCCCTCCTAGAAACTTCTGCAGATGAGGCAGAAGGCGCTGATATTCTTCTA GTGAAACCTGGATTGCCGTACTTGGATATAATCCGGCTTCTTCGAGATAATTCTGCTCTGCCGATTGCTGCATACCAG GTGTCTGGCGAGTACTCGATGATCAAAGCTGGCGGTGCGCTGAACATGATCGACGAGGAGAAGGTGATGATGGAGTCGCTCATGTGCCTACGCCGCGCCGGCGCCGACATCATCCTCACCTACTTCGCCCGCCAGGCCGCCACCGTGCTGTGCGGCATGAGATAG
- the LOC127312575 gene encoding leucine-rich repeat extensin-like protein 7 has product MTGRRHHLLALALLAVALTPAASQPGPSPFDPPPSWQFPNPRLRAAYIALQTWRRTAIFSDPTNFTANWAGPNVCAYNGVYCAPHPADGAILVVAGLDLNHADIAGFLPPDLPAGLPDLALLHLNSNRFCGVLPDTFLHLRLLHELDVSNNRFVGAFPDIILSLPSLKYLDLRFNDFEGPIPPALFDRPLDAIFLNSNRLTRPIPPNLGNSPASVLVLAHNRLGGCIPPSIGQMADTLNEIVLIDDGLTGCVPPQVGLLRKLTVFDVSGNRLQGPLPPSVAGLVAVRELNVGQNLLEGAVPPAVCALPSLRNFTYVDNFFSFRPGCPVATADGAWNCIPGAPAQRPPAQCAAVAASPFDCSRAQCQAPATAVPVRPPTRRPGGRTPPAPVGGRAPHQRPPTLRPSTPPPPGSATPSYPSPPGGSTTPGTAAPPPPTSGESPGHAMPPSYTPPSSGYQPPSASSPSGQPATPPPGYVTPPTAPSTAPTPSSPLPLPAPGPWTPPPPPSGSGSSPPGGAGGTPPFPPVQGVPYSSPPPPPAAEVPPVHGVSYGSPPPPLLPPVYGMSYSSPPPPVHLVYGVSYGSPPPPTGP; this is encoded by the coding sequence ATGAccggccgccgccaccacctcctCGCGCTGGCGCTCCTCGCCGTCGCGCTCACCCCGGCCGCGTCCCAGCCGGGCCCATCCCCCTTCGACCCGCCGCCGTCCTGGCAGTTCCCCAACCCGCGCCTCCGCGCCGCCTACATCGCGCTCCAGACCTGGCGCCGCACCGCCATCTTCTCCGACCCGACCAACTTCACCGCCAACTGGGCCGGCCCCAACGTCTGCGCCTACAACGGCGTCTACTGCGCGCCGCACCCAGCCGACGGCGCCatcctcgtcgtcgccggcctcgaCCTCAACCACGCCGACATCGCGGGCTTCCTCCCCCCCGACCTCCCCGCCGGCCTCCCGGACCTCGCCCTCCTCCACCTAAACTCCAACCGCTTCTGCGGCGTCCTCCCGgacaccttcctccacctccgcctcctccacgaGCTGGACGTCAGCAACAACCGCTTCGTCGGCGCCTTCCCGGACATCATCCTCTCCCTCCCCTCCCTCAAGTACCTCGACCTCCGCTTCAACGACTTCGAGGGCCCCATCCCGCCGGCGCTCTTCGACCGCCCGCTCGACGCCATCTTCCTCAACTCCAACCGCCTCACCCGCCCCATCCCGCCCAACCTCGGCAACTCCCCCGCCTCCGTCCTCGTCCTCGCCCACAACCGCCTCGGCGGCTGCATCCCGCCCAGCATCGGCCAGATGGCCGACACGCTCAACGAGATCGTCCTCATCGACGACGGCCTCACCGGGTGCGTCCCGCCGCAGGTCGGCCTGCTCCGGAAGCTCACCGTGTTTGACGTCAGCGGCAACCGCCTCCAGGGCCCGCTCCCGCCCTCCGTCGCCGGCCTCGTCGCCGTCCGGGAGCTCAACGTCGGGCAGAACCTCCTCGAGGGCGCCGTCCCGCCCGCCGTCTGCGCGCTGCCCAGCCTCAGGAACTTCACCTACGTCGACAACTTCTTCAGCTTCCGCCCCGGATGCCCCGTGGCCACGGCCGACGGCGCGTGGAACTGCATCCCTGGCGCTCCCGCCCAGCGGCCGCCGGCGCAGTGCGCCGCCGTGGCTGCCAGCCCGTTCGACTGCAGCAGGGCGCAATGCCAGGCACCGGCGACAGCAGTGCCAGTCCGTCCCCCGACCAGGCGCCCCGGCGGCCGGACGCCACCCGCTCCAGTGGGAGGGCGTGCGCCACATCAGCGCCCGCCTACGCTGAGGCCGTCGACTCCGCCACCACCGGGCTCGGCTACTCCCTCCTACCCGTCACCTCCTGGCGGCTCCACGACGCCAGGAACGgcagcgccgccaccgccaaccTCCGGCGAGAGCCCGGGGCACGCAATGCCGCCCTCATACACGCCACCGTCCTCCGGGTACCAGCCGCCGTCCGCGTCCTCACCGTCAGGCCAGCCCGCGACACCGCCACCCGGGTACGTCACGCCGCCCACCGCGCCGTCAACCGCCCCGACACCATCCTCGCCGCTGCCCCTGCCAGCGCCAGGTCCCTGGACACCGCCGCCACCTCCAAGCGGCTCCGGCTCTTCTCCACCCGGCGGAGCGGGAGGAACGCCGCCGTTCCCGCCAGTGCAGGGCGTGCCGTACTCGTCCCCACCACCGCCGCCAGCAGCAGAGGTGCCCCCGGTCCACGGCGTGTCATacgggtcgccaccgccgccgctgctcccaccgGTCTACGGGATGTCGTACTCGTCCCCGCCACCGCCGGTCCATCTTGTCTACGGGGTCTCCTAcgggtcgccgccgccaccgacggGGCCGTAG